From one Geoalkalibacter halelectricus genomic stretch:
- a CDS encoding 1-deoxy-D-xylulose-5-phosphate reductoisomerase, translated as MKNLVILGSTGSIGVNTLDIVAAHPDRYRVMALTGGNNIERLEEQIRAFRPRLVAVISSHQAETLRQRLGEIAPEILHGVEGLMACASHGEAHMVVSAIVGAAGLIPTMAAIEAGHDIALANKETLVTAGPLVMARAAARGARLVPVDSEHSAIFQSLEGHRKGDVRRLILTASGGPFRERSLAELAQVTPADALQHPNWSMGRKITIDSATMMNKGLEVIEARWLFDLPAERIDVHVHPQSIVHSMVEYIDGSVIAQMGIPDMRTPIAYALSYPERIALKIPQLDLCRIGRLTFEQPDLRKFSCLKLAYEALREGGTAPAVLNAANEVAVESFLRGEISFLNIGRVIATVLEAPRENQLEHIDDVLRADRWARSRAAKTIEAIV; from the coding sequence ATGAAAAATCTGGTCATTCTGGGGTCCACAGGCTCCATCGGTGTCAACACGCTGGATATCGTCGCGGCTCATCCCGACCGCTACCGCGTCATGGCGCTGACGGGCGGCAACAACATTGAGCGCCTCGAAGAGCAAATACGTGCCTTTCGCCCCCGGTTGGTCGCCGTTATTTCCTCCCATCAGGCCGAGACCCTGCGTCAGAGATTGGGCGAAATCGCGCCGGAAATCCTGCACGGCGTCGAGGGCCTGATGGCTTGCGCTTCCCATGGCGAGGCACATATGGTCGTGTCAGCCATTGTCGGCGCCGCGGGCCTGATTCCCACCATGGCCGCCATCGAGGCGGGCCATGACATCGCCCTGGCCAATAAGGAAACCCTGGTGACCGCCGGGCCCCTGGTCATGGCGCGGGCGGCGGCGCGCGGCGCGCGGCTGGTCCCGGTGGACAGCGAACACTCGGCGATTTTTCAATCCCTCGAGGGGCATCGCAAGGGCGACGTGCGACGTTTGATTCTGACGGCCTCGGGCGGACCCTTTCGGGAGCGCTCCCTGGCCGAGCTCGCTCAGGTAACGCCGGCCGATGCCCTGCAGCACCCGAACTGGTCCATGGGGCGCAAGATCACCATCGATTCGGCCACCATGATGAACAAGGGCCTGGAAGTCATCGAGGCGCGCTGGCTGTTTGATCTTCCCGCCGAGCGCATCGACGTGCACGTTCACCCGCAAAGCATCGTGCATTCCATGGTCGAGTACATCGATGGGTCGGTCATCGCGCAAATGGGGATTCCCGATATGCGCACTCCCATCGCCTATGCTTTGTCCTACCCGGAGCGCATCGCGCTGAAAATTCCCCAACTCGATCTGTGTCGTATCGGTCGGCTGACCTTCGAGCAACCCGATTTGCGCAAATTTTCCTGTCTCAAGCTCGCCTACGAGGCGTTGCGCGAAGGCGGGACGGCACCCGCGGTGCTCAACGCGGCCAACGAGGTGGCGGTGGAATCCTTTTTGCGCGGTGAAATTTCTTTTCTGAATATCGGCCGGGTCATCGCTACGGTGCTTGAAGCGCCTCGCGAAAACCAGCTGGAGCATATCGACGACGTTCTCAGGGCGGATCGCTGGGCTCGGTCGCGTGCGGCCAAGACCATCGAGGCGATTGTCTGA
- a CDS encoding 4Fe-4S binding protein has translation MAFKINQDCIACGTCVDSCPVGAIVEKGESFSITANCTECSACLDACPVNAIVE, from the coding sequence ATGGCATTTAAAATCAACCAGGATTGCATCGCCTGCGGAACCTGCGTGGACAGTTGTCCCGTGGGCGCCATCGTCGAAAAGGGCGAGAGTTTTTCCATCACCGCCAATTGCACCGAGTGCAGCGCCTGTCTCGACGCGTGCCCGGTCAACGCCATCGTTGAGTGA
- the tsf gene encoding translation elongation factor Ts: MSITASMVAELRDKTGAGMMDCKKALTEAGGNMEEAVDLLRKKGLSAAAKKSGRVAAEGLIAAAGEGSRGVLVEVNAETDFVAKNDAFQKFVAGVAEVVLGEAPADVEALKALAFPGTGRNVGEELTHQIATIGENMNIRRFERFEAAPGVVASYVHGGGKIGTLVELQTEKADAEEVQALAKQIAMHVAAANPQFLVRADVPADVLERERDIMATKAKESGKPENIIPKIVEGQLNKFYGEVCLTEQAYVIDPDQKIEQVVKALGKQIGAEIKLTGFARFQLGEGLEKKADDFAAEVAALAK, translated from the coding sequence GTGAGTATTACTGCTTCGATGGTTGCCGAACTGCGCGACAAAACCGGTGCCGGCATGATGGATTGCAAGAAGGCCCTGACCGAGGCCGGTGGTAATATGGAAGAAGCGGTCGATTTGCTGCGCAAGAAAGGCCTGTCCGCCGCGGCGAAGAAATCCGGCCGGGTTGCCGCCGAGGGTCTGATCGCGGCCGCCGGCGAGGGTTCGCGCGGGGTTCTGGTTGAGGTCAATGCCGAAACCGACTTCGTGGCGAAAAACGATGCTTTTCAGAAGTTTGTCGCCGGCGTCGCCGAGGTGGTGCTGGGCGAGGCTCCTGCCGATGTCGAGGCGCTCAAGGCCCTGGCTTTCCCCGGCACCGGCCGCAACGTGGGCGAGGAGCTGACCCACCAGATCGCCACCATCGGTGAAAACATGAACATTCGCCGCTTCGAGCGTTTCGAGGCCGCTCCAGGCGTGGTCGCTTCCTATGTTCATGGCGGCGGCAAGATCGGTACCCTGGTGGAGTTGCAGACCGAGAAGGCCGACGCCGAGGAGGTTCAGGCACTGGCCAAGCAGATCGCCATGCACGTGGCCGCTGCTAATCCTCAATTCCTGGTGCGTGCGGACGTGCCTGCCGATGTGCTTGAGCGTGAGCGCGACATCATGGCCACCAAAGCCAAGGAAAGCGGTAAGCCCGAGAACATCATCCCCAAAATCGTCGAGGGCCAGCTCAACAAGTTTTACGGCGAGGTGTGTCTGACCGAGCAGGCCTACGTGATCGATCCCGACCAGAAGATCGAGCAGGTGGTCAAGGCCCTGGGCAAGCAGATCGGTGCCGAAATCAAGCTGACCGGCTTCGCTCGCTTTCAGCTTGGCGAAGGCCTCGAGAAGAAGGCTGACGATTTCGCGGCCGAGGTGGCGGCCCTGGCCAAGTAA
- the frr gene encoding ribosome recycling factor, whose product MYDDIIKKARAGMDKAIDALRKDFTKVRTGRASTALLDDIRVDYYGTPTPLNQVGSLTVPEPRMITIQPWEKNLISEIEKAIQKSDLGLNPSSDGQVVRIVFPPLTEERRKEMGKLTKRMGEDAKIAIRNARRDANEALKKLEKGKEISEDDLKRGEKDVQEFTDQFVKKVDELVAGKEAEIMEI is encoded by the coding sequence ATGTATGATGACATCATTAAAAAAGCCCGCGCTGGAATGGACAAGGCCATCGACGCCCTGCGCAAGGACTTCACCAAGGTGCGCACCGGTCGGGCCTCGACAGCCTTGCTTGACGACATCCGGGTGGATTATTACGGTACGCCCACGCCTTTGAATCAGGTCGGTTCCCTGACGGTGCCCGAGCCACGTATGATCACCATTCAGCCATGGGAAAAGAATCTGATTTCCGAGATCGAAAAAGCCATTCAGAAATCCGATCTGGGGCTCAACCCCAGCTCCGACGGGCAGGTGGTACGCATCGTGTTCCCGCCCCTCACCGAGGAGCGGCGCAAGGAGATGGGCAAGCTGACCAAGCGCATGGGCGAGGACGCCAAGATCGCCATCCGCAATGCGCGGCGCGACGCCAATGAAGCGCTGAAAAAACTTGAGAAAGGCAAGGAAATCTCCGAGGACGACCTGAAGCGCGGTGAAAAGGACGTCCAGGAGTTCACCGATCAATTCGTCAAGAAAGTCGACGAACTGGTTGCCGGCAAGGAAGCCGAGATCATGGAGATCTGA
- the lptG gene encoding LPS export ABC transporter permease LptG gives MKLIDRYILRRFFHVFGLSLAAFVGLYLLVDFFEKVDNLLEQGAPLGLYLAYFSAKVPLITVQVAPMAVLMGAFMAIGGLSRTSELTALWAGGISLPRIAGPLLGTAGFISLLLLLLGELVVPWSIRTTNEIWETRVHGRPTLVYKLDRLWLRDGEQIINVRLVQPEDNLLQGVSLFRFDEDFRLVERIEAPHAEHIGESWQAAELQHFRFAPGSGQLLSADRLREMPLPLTRAPEDFRGAQVAAEELNFRQLRQRATVLRGEGYDPRRFIVDMHNRLATPFATLIMAFIGIPFALQKGRNSRIALGIAITVAIGFSYHMLHAVSMAMGYAGILPPLVSAWSVNLLFVLLGTYLLLAERAN, from the coding sequence GTGAAACTCATCGACCGCTACATCCTGCGGCGCTTTTTCCATGTCTTCGGCCTTTCCCTGGCGGCCTTCGTGGGTCTGTACCTGCTGGTCGATTTTTTCGAAAAAGTCGACAACCTGCTGGAGCAGGGCGCGCCTTTGGGCCTTTACCTCGCCTACTTTTCCGCCAAGGTGCCCCTCATCACGGTGCAGGTCGCGCCCATGGCGGTTCTCATGGGTGCGTTCATGGCCATCGGCGGGCTCTCGCGCACCAGCGAGCTGACCGCTTTGTGGGCCGGCGGAATCAGTTTGCCGCGCATCGCAGGGCCGCTGCTGGGCACGGCCGGTTTCATTTCATTGCTCCTGCTGCTGCTCGGCGAACTCGTGGTGCCCTGGAGCATCCGCACCACCAATGAAATCTGGGAAACACGCGTGCACGGCCGACCGACCCTGGTATATAAACTTGACCGCCTGTGGCTGCGCGACGGCGAACAAATCATCAACGTGCGCCTGGTGCAGCCCGAGGACAACCTGCTGCAAGGGGTTTCCCTGTTTCGTTTCGACGAGGACTTTCGCTTGGTCGAACGCATCGAGGCGCCCCACGCCGAGCATATCGGGGAATCCTGGCAGGCCGCCGAGTTGCAGCACTTTCGCTTTGCGCCCGGCAGCGGGCAATTGCTCTCCGCCGACCGACTGCGCGAGATGCCCCTGCCCTTGACGCGGGCCCCGGAGGATTTCCGTGGTGCACAGGTCGCGGCGGAAGAGCTAAATTTTCGTCAACTCCGGCAGCGTGCCACGGTGTTGCGTGGCGAGGGCTACGACCCACGGCGGTTCATCGTGGATATGCACAACCGCCTTGCGACTCCCTTCGCCACCCTGATCATGGCCTTCATCGGCATCCCCTTTGCCCTGCAAAAAGGCCGCAACAGTCGTATCGCCCTGGGGATCGCGATTACCGTCGCCATCGGCTTCAGCTATCACATGCTGCACGCGGTCAGCATGGCCATGGGCTATGCGGGGATACTGCCGCCCTTGGTCTCCGCCTGGAGCGTCAATCTGCTGTTTGTGCTCCTCGGCACCTACCTGCTGCTGGCCGAGCGGGCCAATTGA
- a CDS encoding phosphatidate cytidylyltransferase encodes MKQRILTGLIVLPALLLYIYFANSFFFRLLVLVVAGLALAEFYRMVLPADRGREQLLAVGGGVLFVWLTAFGHSGAVLAGMSLLLLFWVTWFLFNFRDLGSVVQQLGLVHFGIFYVGLPLGLLAALGDLPWGREWVFLILLVAMASDTAAYFVGVTLGRRKLYPAISPNKSVEGAVGGLVGALLGALLAKYWFFPVLSVWECLLLAAVLGPLAQIGDLVESMLKRSCGVKDSGHLIPGHGGILDRLDSLLLLFPPVYFFALLRGFG; translated from the coding sequence ATTAAGCAGCGAATCCTGACAGGTCTCATCGTTCTTCCGGCGCTACTGCTGTATATCTATTTTGCCAATAGCTTTTTCTTCCGTTTGCTGGTTCTGGTGGTCGCCGGGCTGGCCCTGGCTGAGTTCTATCGCATGGTGCTCCCCGCCGATCGCGGCCGTGAGCAGCTTCTGGCGGTCGGCGGCGGGGTTTTGTTCGTTTGGCTGACGGCCTTCGGCCATTCCGGGGCCGTTCTGGCGGGCATGAGTCTGTTGTTGCTGTTTTGGGTGACCTGGTTTTTGTTCAACTTTCGCGACCTGGGCAGCGTCGTCCAGCAACTTGGCTTGGTGCATTTCGGCATCTTCTACGTAGGGCTGCCGCTGGGCTTGTTGGCGGCTTTGGGTGATCTGCCCTGGGGGCGCGAGTGGGTGTTTTTGATTTTGCTGGTGGCCATGGCCAGCGATACCGCCGCTTATTTTGTCGGCGTGACCCTGGGGCGGCGCAAACTTTACCCGGCCATCAGTCCCAACAAGAGCGTCGAGGGCGCGGTGGGTGGCCTGGTCGGAGCCCTGCTGGGTGCGCTCCTGGCCAAGTACTGGTTTTTTCCGGTCCTGTCCGTGTGGGAATGTCTGCTGCTGGCAGCGGTTCTCGGGCCGTTGGCGCAGATCGGCGATTTGGTCGAATCCATGCTCAAGCGTAGCTGCGGGGTCAAGGATTCCGGCCACCTGATTCCCGGTCACGGCGGCATTCTCGACCGCCTGGACAGCCTGCTGCTGCTGTTCCCGCCGGTCTACTTTTTTGCGTTGCTGCGCGGCTTTGGGTGA
- a CDS encoding isoprenyl transferase → MYLPRHLAIIMDGNGRWARQRGLPRILGHQQGVEVVRGIVEECSKLGISWLTLYAFSFENWGRPEEEVEALMELLATYLRNEVPTMLKHGIRLNVIGDTGRLPGAVATMLDESVERTRSQTGMVLTLALSYGARDEITRAMRKLASAAARGEVEPEDISEQRIAAQLDTVGLPDPDFLIRTSGEMRISNFLLWQLAYTELYFTETLWPDFSPDQLRQALHEYNRRERRFGLTAEQRSKEGNQEEGGRH, encoded by the coding sequence ATGTACTTGCCTCGGCATCTGGCGATCATAATGGACGGCAATGGTCGATGGGCGCGTCAACGTGGGTTGCCGCGTATCCTGGGCCACCAGCAGGGGGTCGAAGTGGTGCGCGGGATTGTCGAGGAATGTTCCAAACTCGGCATTTCCTGGCTGACCCTGTACGCCTTCAGTTTTGAAAATTGGGGGCGGCCCGAGGAGGAGGTGGAGGCTCTCATGGAGCTTCTCGCCACTTACCTGCGCAACGAAGTGCCAACCATGCTCAAGCACGGTATCCGTCTCAATGTGATCGGCGACACCGGGCGGCTGCCCGGCGCGGTGGCCACCATGCTGGATGAGTCCGTGGAGCGCACCCGCAGCCAGACCGGCATGGTTCTGACCCTGGCGCTCTCCTATGGGGCGCGTGACGAAATTACGCGCGCGATGCGCAAGTTGGCGAGCGCCGCAGCGCGCGGCGAGGTCGAGCCCGAGGACATCAGCGAGCAGAGGATCGCCGCGCAACTCGATACCGTTGGCCTGCCCGATCCTGATTTTCTCATCCGCACCAGCGGCGAAATGCGGATCAGTAATTTTCTGCTGTGGCAGCTGGCTTACACCGAACTCTATTTCACCGAAACCCTGTGGCCCGATTTCAGCCCCGATCAATTGCGCCAAGCTCTCCATGAATACAATCGCAGGGAGCGGCGTTTCGGCTTGACGGCCGAGCAGAGGAGCAAAGAGGGCAACCAGGAGGAAGGGGGACGCCATTAA
- the lptF gene encoding LPS export ABC transporter permease LptF, with protein MARAMLFARRHLYILRETLAPFILGVAIFTFVLLMGRLLRLVELVLNKGVPLADILKLFAYLLPSFLVLTLPLAFLLAVLLGFGRLSADAEVVALKSSGVSLYDMARPVLVLALAVSLLTALLTFYAEPQGKRAFRDQVFEIAHARATVGVEPRIFNDEFDGLVLYANSIDDRSGLMQGLFISDERIGREPAVILARSGRAISDPQALTLTLRLQQGAIHRLQDRRGESVYQIVEFDNYDIQLDLGRELRNFRERQKRESEMSLAELGQAIAHADAEEKRKYLVERHQRLVMPLAPVLFALIGIPLGIQSQRSSRGGGFALALAVFLAYYLVFSFAETLGHEGLVPPAAAMWLPNLVFLAAGIALLRMTAREKRLALFDRLDDWGRALARRWRNRRLK; from the coding sequence ATGGCTCGCGCCATGCTCTTCGCCCGCCGTCATCTCTATATCCTCAGGGAAACCCTCGCCCCCTTCATTCTGGGGGTGGCGATTTTCACCTTTGTTCTGCTCATGGGGCGGCTGTTGCGTCTAGTTGAGCTGGTTTTGAACAAAGGCGTTCCCCTTGCCGACATCCTCAAGCTGTTTGCCTATCTGCTGCCTTCCTTTCTGGTCCTCACCCTGCCCTTGGCTTTCTTGCTCGCCGTGCTGCTCGGTTTTGGCCGTCTTTCGGCCGATGCCGAGGTCGTGGCCCTGAAATCTTCCGGGGTAAGCCTCTACGACATGGCCAGGCCGGTCCTGGTTCTGGCGCTGGCTGTTTCCCTGCTGACCGCCCTGCTGACCTTTTACGCCGAGCCGCAAGGTAAGCGTGCATTTCGCGACCAGGTTTTCGAAATCGCCCATGCCCGTGCCACGGTCGGCGTCGAGCCACGCATTTTCAACGACGAGTTTGACGGATTGGTCCTTTACGCCAACAGCATTGATGATCGCAGCGGCCTGATGCAGGGACTGTTCATCTCCGACGAGCGGATCGGCCGCGAGCCGGCCGTTATCCTGGCGCGCAGCGGGCGTGCCATCTCCGACCCCCAGGCGCTGACTCTCACACTGCGCCTGCAGCAGGGCGCCATCCATCGCCTCCAGGACCGCAGAGGCGAGAGTGTCTACCAGATTGTTGAATTCGACAACTACGACATTCAACTCGATCTCGGCCGGGAGCTGCGCAATTTCCGCGAGCGTCAGAAGCGCGAAAGCGAGATGTCCCTGGCCGAATTGGGCCAGGCCATCGCCCACGCCGATGCCGAGGAGAAGCGCAAATACCTGGTGGAGCGCCATCAGCGCCTGGTCATGCCCCTGGCCCCAGTGCTTTTTGCCCTGATCGGCATCCCCCTGGGCATTCAATCGCAGCGCTCCAGCCGCGGCGGCGGTTTTGCCTTGGCACTGGCGGTCTTTCTCGCCTACTACTTGGTATTTTCCTTCGCCGAAACTCTGGGGCACGAGGGATTGGTTCCCCCTGCCGCGGCCATGTGGCTGCCCAACCTGGTGTTTCTGGCGGCGGGCATCGCCCTGCTGCGGATGACCGCGCGGGAAAAACGACTCGCGCTCTTCGACCGCCTGGATGATTGGGGGCGCGCCCTGGCCCGACGCTGGCGCAACCGGAGGCTGAAGTGA
- the rpsB gene encoding 30S ribosomal protein S2, with product MAQISMKQLLEAGVHFGHQTRRWNPKMKPYIFGARNGIYIIDLQKTVRYFKTAYSFLAETVQNGDKVLFVGTKKQAQDAIQEEAQRAGQYFVNNRWLGGMLTNFVTIKGSIDRLKKIETMAEDGTYDLLTKKEVLQLERERAKLEKSLGGIKAMTKPPGALFVIDPKKEHIAVKEARKLGIPVVAVVDTNCDPDDIDYIIPGNDDAIRAIRLFAARMADACVEGTQAREVVLRSEAEGADAEAAEKVDAVEAGAAEVGAEPAAQA from the coding sequence ATGGCCCAGATCAGCATGAAGCAGCTTCTTGAAGCCGGTGTGCATTTCGGACACCAGACCCGTCGTTGGAATCCGAAAATGAAGCCCTACATTTTCGGGGCGCGCAACGGCATCTACATCATCGACCTGCAAAAGACCGTTCGCTATTTCAAGACGGCTTACAGCTTTCTTGCCGAGACTGTCCAAAATGGCGACAAGGTCTTGTTCGTCGGCACCAAGAAGCAGGCGCAGGACGCCATTCAGGAAGAAGCCCAGCGCGCCGGCCAGTATTTCGTCAATAACCGTTGGCTCGGCGGCATGCTCACCAATTTCGTCACCATCAAGGGCAGCATCGACCGGCTCAAGAAAATCGAAACCATGGCCGAGGACGGCACCTACGACCTGCTGACCAAGAAAGAAGTGCTGCAGCTCGAGCGTGAAAGAGCCAAACTCGAGAAGAGCCTCGGCGGCATCAAGGCCATGACCAAGCCGCCCGGCGCGCTGTTCGTGATCGACCCCAAGAAGGAGCACATCGCGGTTAAGGAAGCCCGCAAGCTCGGTATTCCCGTGGTGGCCGTGGTCGACACCAACTGCGATCCCGACGATATTGATTACATCATCCCCGGCAATGACGACGCCATTCGCGCCATCCGCCTGTTCGCGGCGCGCATGGCGGACGCCTGCGTCGAAGGCACCCAGGCCCGCGAGGTCGTGCTGCGTAGCGAGGCCGAAGGCGCGGATGCCGAGGCGGCCGAGAAGGTCGACGCGGTTGAGGCCGGCGCCGCCGAAGTCGGCGCGGAACCTGCCGCCCAGGCCTGA
- the pyrH gene encoding UMP kinase: MAEGEQPKYRRVLLKLSGEALAGNQGYGIDPEVLSAIAAEVKEVVNLGIQLALVIGGGNIFRGVAAASKGMDRASADYMGMLATVMNSLALQDAMEQAGVVTRVLSAIEMREVAEPYIRRRAMRHLEKGRVVIFGAGTGNPYFTTDTAASLRAMEINAEIILKATKVDGIYSADPAKNKDAVKFISLTYLDVLKKGLQVMDATATSLCMDNDLPIMVFNLTVPGNIKRAIMGENIGTIVKGG, from the coding sequence ATGGCTGAAGGCGAACAACCCAAATATCGTCGCGTCCTGCTCAAGCTTAGTGGAGAGGCCCTGGCCGGAAATCAGGGGTACGGCATCGATCCGGAGGTGTTGTCCGCCATCGCCGCGGAAGTCAAGGAGGTCGTCAATCTTGGCATTCAGTTGGCCCTGGTCATCGGCGGCGGCAACATCTTCCGGGGGGTTGCCGCCGCATCCAAGGGTATGGATCGCGCCAGTGCCGATTACATGGGCATGCTTGCCACGGTCATGAACAGCTTGGCGCTGCAAGATGCCATGGAGCAGGCCGGGGTGGTGACGCGGGTGCTCTCGGCCATCGAAATGCGCGAGGTTGCCGAGCCCTACATTCGGCGACGCGCCATGCGCCATTTGGAAAAAGGTCGGGTGGTGATCTTCGGTGCCGGCACCGGCAATCCCTATTTCACCACCGACACCGCCGCGAGCCTGCGCGCCATGGAGATCAACGCGGAAATCATTCTCAAGGCGACCAAGGTCGATGGAATCTACAGCGCCGACCCCGCCAAGAACAAGGATGCGGTCAAGTTCATTTCGTTGACCTATCTCGATGTCCTTAAAAAGGGTCTGCAGGTCATGGATGCCACGGCGACCTCGCTGTGCATGGACAACGACCTGCCGATCATGGTATTTAACCTGACGGTTCCCGGAAACATCAAACGTGCTATCATGGGCGAGAATATCGGCACCATTGTCAAGGGAGGGTAA
- the ahcY gene encoding adenosylhomocysteinase, with product MEMPTSPGDFVVKDLELAEWGRKEMNIAETEMPGLMAIREEYAAAKPLKGARIAGSLHMTIQTAVLIETLTALGAEVRWASCNIFSTQDHAAAAIAAAGIPVFAYKGETLEEYWDYTHRIFEWPNGESANMILDDGGDATLLLHLGSRAASDSSLIANPTCEEEEYLFAAIRKRLAGDPQWYARVADNIRGVTEETTTGVHRLYQMHNEGRLKFPAINVNDSVTKSKFDNIYGCRESLVDGIKRATDVMIAGKVAVICGYGEVGKGCAQAMRGLQAQVWVTEIDPICALQAAMEGYKVVTMEYACDKADIFVTTTGNINVITHDHMAAMKNNAIVCNIGHFDNEIEVAALRRHTWENIKPQVDHIIFPDGKRIILLAEGRLVNLGCATGHPSYVMSSSFANQVLAQIELWTNPAQYPVGVYILPKHLDEKVARLQLTKLGAMLTELTDQQAAYIGVPKEGPYKSDHYRY from the coding sequence ATGGAAATGCCTACTTCCCCCGGGGATTTTGTCGTCAAAGATCTGGAGCTCGCCGAATGGGGCCGCAAGGAAATGAACATCGCCGAGACCGAAATGCCTGGGCTGATGGCTATTCGCGAGGAATACGCCGCGGCCAAGCCGCTTAAGGGTGCGCGCATCGCCGGTTCGTTGCACATGACCATCCAGACCGCGGTCCTCATCGAGACACTCACCGCCCTTGGCGCCGAGGTGCGCTGGGCCTCGTGCAACATCTTCTCCACCCAGGACCATGCCGCCGCCGCCATTGCCGCCGCCGGCATCCCGGTGTTTGCCTACAAGGGCGAGACTCTAGAGGAATATTGGGATTACACCCACCGTATTTTCGAGTGGCCCAACGGCGAGAGCGCCAACATGATTCTCGACGACGGCGGCGACGCCACCTTGTTGCTGCATCTCGGCAGCCGCGCGGCGAGCGACTCCTCCTTGATCGCCAATCCTACCTGCGAGGAAGAAGAGTATCTGTTTGCCGCCATCCGCAAGCGCCTCGCCGGCGATCCCCAGTGGTATGCCCGCGTGGCCGACAATATTCGCGGTGTGACCGAAGAGACCACCACCGGCGTACATCGCCTCTACCAGATGCACAACGAGGGGCGGCTTAAGTTCCCCGCCATCAACGTCAACGACTCGGTGACCAAGTCCAAGTTCGACAACATCTACGGGTGCCGTGAGTCGCTGGTGGACGGCATCAAGCGGGCCACCGACGTCATGATCGCCGGCAAGGTGGCGGTGATCTGCGGTTACGGCGAGGTCGGCAAGGGCTGCGCCCAGGCGATGCGCGGCTTACAGGCCCAGGTGTGGGTCACCGAGATCGATCCCATCTGCGCCCTGCAGGCGGCCATGGAGGGCTACAAGGTCGTGACCATGGAATATGCCTGCGACAAGGCCGATATCTTCGTCACCACCACCGGCAACATCAACGTCATCACCCATGACCACATGGCCGCCATGAAGAACAACGCCATCGTCTGCAACATCGGTCACTTCGATAATGAAATCGAAGTGGCGGCCCTGCGCCGCCATACCTGGGAGAACATCAAACCCCAGGTCGACCACATCATCTTCCCCGACGGCAAGCGCATCATCCTGCTGGCCGAGGGGCGGCTGGTCAATCTGGGCTGCGCCACCGGGCATCCCAGCTACGTCATGAGTTCCTCCTTCGCCAATCAGGTGCTGGCGCAAATCGAGCTGTGGACCAATCCCGCGCAGTATCCCGTGGGAGTTTACATCCTGCCCAAACACCTCGATGAGAAGGTCGCGCGCCTGCAACTCACCAAGCTCGGCGCCATGCTCACCGAGCTGACCGACCAGCAGGCGGCCTATATCGGCGTCCCCAAGGAGGGGCCGTACAAAAGCGATCACTATCGCTATTGA
- a CDS encoding IPT/TIG domain-containing protein produces the protein MRKILLTFCVLLCCALWSATAAALEIRSLSPSTGEPGARVAMTGGPFAPAVEILFGSEVLIPDQHEESRLVFTIPALPEGDYLVLLRHGEDTSPTGFTFRLVEPAPWIGSISPTQLDECTFEEERRVVISGRNFQTGAQVLVNQAAVPVDAVGSEEITFKFPPLTSGMHRVQVVNPSGKISLAHGLQISNIPEIQSVSIGADQVNFYEVVINGKNFQFNSRLLVNGEVVRGAAAIRPSTEFVQVVDCRTLRYTRYPVSREPRQVNLQIVNPGGEQSAVYTATIP, from the coding sequence ATGAGAAAAATTCTGCTTACCTTTTGCGTTCTGCTGTGCTGCGCCCTGTGGAGTGCCACGGCAGCGGCCCTGGAAATTCGCTCCCTCTCACCGTCCACCGGCGAGCCCGGCGCTCGGGTCGCCATGACCGGCGGCCCCTTTGCGCCCGCGGTCGAGATCCTGTTCGGTAGCGAGGTTCTCATCCCGGACCAGCACGAGGAATCCCGCCTTGTTTTCACCATCCCGGCACTTCCCGAGGGGGATTACCTGGTACTTTTGCGCCATGGCGAGGATACCTCGCCGACCGGCTTCACGTTCCGCCTGGTGGAGCCTGCTCCCTGGATCGGCTCCATCAGCCCCACGCAACTCGATGAATGCACCTTTGAGGAGGAGCGTCGGGTGGTAATCAGCGGCCGCAATTTTCAGACCGGCGCCCAGGTGCTGGTCAACCAGGCGGCCGTACCCGTGGATGCAGTGGGATCCGAAGAGATCACTTTTAAATTCCCCCCCCTGACCAGCGGCATGCACCGCGTCCAGGTGGTCAATCCCAGCGGCAAGATCTCCCTGGCCCACGGCCTGCAAATCAGCAACATTCCCGAAATCCAATCGGTGAGCATCGGCGCCGACCAGGTCAATTTTTACGAGGTCGTCATCAACGGAAAAAACTTCCAGTTCAATTCCCGTCTGCTGGTCAACGGCGAAGTGGTGCGCGGCGCGGCCGCCATACGCCCCAGCACCGAGTTTGTCCAGGTGGTCGACTGCCGCACCCTGCGCTACACCCGCTATCCCGTGAGCCGTGAGCCGCGCCAGGTCAATTTGCAAATCGTCAATCCCGGCGGCGAACAAAGCGCGGTTTACACCGCGACCATCCCTTAG